GAATATGTCCCATATGGTAATGGTGAGGGACAACACTACTACAGTCACCTACATCAATAAACAGGATGGGACAATGTAGTCATCCTTGCCCAATGAAGCCCATCTTTGACATTCTGGGTGGAGGAAGAACCTACAGTCCCTCAGAGCTCTAAATActggagaaaagaggaaaatagTTGCCAGCTGGCTAAGCAAAGGACAGCTACATCAAGCAGAATAGAGTCTGAACCCAGAAGCTTCACTTTATAGTGAGGAATATCAGGGTCCTTTCAAACTTGTTTACATCTGTAAGGTCCCCTCCTTTCCCTCCTGAAAGAGAGATCCAAAGATAGTAAGCATAGGTGCTCCTTGAGGTGGCCAGTAGCCCTCCTGTATGCCTTTACTTGTTTCCCCCCGCTACTTAGAACTAACCAGAAGACAAGGAGGGAGAGTGCACTGGAGATAATAGTGGCTCTGCATTGGTTGAGGCAGCCCTGGTTCTCCAGTCTTTCAACATGGCTCAGTCTGATCCCACTGTCCTCCCTTTTAAGACAGGATTTGCTTTCTGTATGGGATTGATGTATCAGTCAGAGTACAGAAGACTAACTGTATGGCTTTTGAATGGTCTTGTAGGAGACATGGGATATACAGAAGCTGTAATCTACACTCTGCTGCCATCTAGAAAAGCTTCCACAAATTCCTTCTATTCTGTGAACTTGGTGGAAGTCCAAGTGGCGGTGAAAGAAACATTGCTttactctaagccctggtctacactaggactttaggtcgaatttagcagcgttaaatcgatgtaaacctgcacctgtccacacaatgaagccctttatttcgacttaaagggctcttaaaatcgatttccttactccacccctgacaagtggattagcgcttaaatcgacgttgccagctcgaatttggggtactgtggacacaattcgatggtattggcttccgggagctatcccagagtgctccattatgaccgctctggacagcactctcaactcagatgcactggccaggtagacaggaaaagaaccgcgaacttttgaatctcatttcctgtttggccagcgtggcaagctgcaggtgaccatgcagagctcatcagcacaggtgaccatgatggagtcccagaatcgcaaaagagctccagcatggaccgaacgggaggtacgggatctgatcactgtttggggagaggaatccgtgctatcagaactccgttccagttttcgaaataccaaaacctttgtgaaaatctcccagggcatgaaggacagaggccataacagggacccgaagcagtgccgcgtgaaactgaaggagctgaggcaagcctaccagaaaaccagagaggcgaacagccgctctgggtcagagccccaaacatgccgcttctatgatgagctgcatgccattttagggggttcagccaccactaccccagccgtgttgtttgactccttcaatggagatggaggcaatacggaagcaggttttggggacgaagaagatgatgaggaggaggagaaggttgtagatagctcacagcaagcaagcggagaaaccggttttcccgacagccaggaactgtttctcaccctagacctggagccagcaggcggagaagggacctctggtgagtgtaccttttaaaatactatacatggtttaaaagcaagcatgtgaaaggactactttgccctggcatttgcggttctcctagatgtagtcctaaagcctttgcaaaaggtttctggggagggcagccttattgcatccttcatggtaggacactttaccactccaggccagtaacacgtactcgggaatcattgtagaacacagcattgcagtgtatgtttgctggcattcaaacaacatccgtactttatctctctgtgttatcctcaggagagtgagatataattcatggtcacctggttgaaatagagtgcttttcttcaggggacactcagaggagcccattcctgctgggctgtttgcctgtggctaaacagaaatgttccccgctgttagccacagggaggggggaaggttgagggggtagtcacgcggtgggaggaggcaaaatgcgaccttgtaacgaaagcacatgtgctatgtatgtaatgttaacagcaaggtttaccctgaaagagtgtagccattgttttataaaatgtgtctttttaaataccgctgtcccttttttttctccaccagctgcatgtgtttcaatgatcacaggatcttctccttcccagaggctagtgaagcttagaaagaaaaaaaaaaacgcactcacgatgaaatgttctccgagctcatgctgtcctcccacactgacagagcacagacgaatgcgtggaggcaaataatgtcagagtgcaggaaagcacaaaatgaccgggaggagaggtggcgggctgaagagagtaagtggcgggctgaagctcaaatgtggcggcagcgtgatgagaggaggcaggattcaatgctgaggctgctgcaggaccaaaccagtatgctccagtgtatggttgagctgcagcaaaggcagctggagcacagactgccactgcagcccctctgtaaccaaccgccctcctccccaagttccatagcctccacacccagacgcccaagaatgcggtgggggggcctccggccaaccagccactccaccacagaggattgccccaaaaaaagaaggctggcattcaataaattttaaagttgtaaacttttaaagtgctgtgcttaaagtgctgtgtggcattttccttccctcctccaccacccctcctgggctaccttggtagtcatccccctatttgtgtgatgaatgaataaagaatgcatgaatgtgaagcaacaatgactttattgcctctgcaagcggtgattgaagggaggaggggcgggtggttagcttacagggaagtagagtgaaccaaggggcggggggtttcatcaaggagaaacaaacagaactttcacgccgtagcctggccagtcatgaacctggttttcaaagcttctctgatgcgtaccgcgccctcctgtgctcttctaaccgccctggtgtctggctgcgcgtaaccagcagccaggcgatttgcctcaacctcccaccccgccataaacgtctcccccttactctcacagatattgtggagcacacagcaagcagtaataacagtgggaatattggtttcgctgaggtctaagcgagtcagtaaactgcgccagcgcgcctttaaacgtccaaatgcacattctaccaccattctgcactttctcagcctgtagttgaacagctcctgactactgtccaggctgcctgtgtacggcttcatgagccatggcattaaggggtaggctgggtccccaaggatacatataggcatttcaacatccccaacagttattttctggtctgggaataaagtcccttcctgcagcttttgaaacagaccagagttcctgaagatgcgagcatcatgcacctttcccggccatcccacattgatgttggtgaaacgtcccttgtgatccaccagagcttgcagcactatcgaaaagtaccccttgcggtttatgtactcggcggcttggtgctccggtgccaagatagggatatgggttccgtctatagccccaccacagttagggaatcccattgcagcaaagccatccactatgacctgcacatttcccagggtcactacacttgatatcagcagatctttgattgcgtgggctacttgcatcacagcagcccccacagtagatttgcccactccaaattgattcccaactgaccggtagctgtctggcgttgcaagcttccacagggctatcgccactcgcttctcaactgtgagggctgctcttatcttggtattcatgcgcctcagggcaggggaaagcaagtcacaaagttccatgaaagtgcccttacgcatgcgaaagtttcacagccactgggaatcatcccagacccgcaacactatgcggtcccaccagtctgtgcttgtttcccgagcccagaatcggcgttcctcagcatgaacctgccccattagcaccatgatgcatgcattggcagggcccatgctttcagagaaatctgtgtccatgtcctgatcactcacgtgaccgcgctgacgtcgcctcctcgcccggtatcgctttgccaggttctggtgctgcatatactgatggataatgcgtgtggtgtttaatgtgctcctaattgccaaagtgagctgagcggcctccatgcttgccttggtatggcgtccgcacagaaaaaaggcgcggaacgattgtctgccgttgctctgatggagggaggggcgactgacgacacggcttacagggttggcttcagggagctaaaatcaacaaagggggtgtctttacatcaaggagtatttcaggcaggacttcacggagggttccaaaaagaaatggtgcacctaagttattgttcttattggaacaagaaggttagcctggcctctgattgatacatggctagatttacctcactgcaccttctctgtgagtgactgcagtgtgatctagaggaatgagtcccctagacaggggaggaggcaaatgagtacaaaacaaatctggtctatttcttgttctgagccactccatctatcttttacatctttggctggcagcagatggtgcagaaggactgcatgccatccacatctcatggctgctcggcagaagatggtacagtatgactgctagcagtccgttatcgcctgcccgctcaccataaaacggttcaataggactgactgcaggactaaagagaatgacctggtcaagtcactccaaatttagtccctgcacccatgtctgcccaggcgctcccagccgacgtggccaggagcacctcggacatgacgatgacggctaccagtcgtactgtaccgtctgctgccacaaggcaaggggttgctgctactgtgtagcaatgccgtaccacgtctgccagcacccaggagacatagggtgacggttacttgagcgggctccatgcttgcagtggtatggcgtctgcacaggtaactcaggaaaaaaggcgtgaaatgattgtctgcccttgctttcacggagggagggagggaacgggggcctgacgatatgtacccagaaccacccgcgacaatgttttagccctatcaggcattgggatctcaacccagaattccaatgggcagcggagactgcgggaactgtgggatagctacccacagtgcaacgctccggaagtcgactctagcctcggtactttggaagcgctccgccgagttaatgcacttagagcattttctgtggggacacacacagtcgaatatataaaaccgatttctaaaaaaccgacttctataaattcgaccttattccgtagtgtagacataccctgagtggataaaaattaatgagaaaaacaaactgattttattaaactgcaatttttaaatttaaatgtttttcttcttgaaaataacaaatttaattttgaaacttGTATCCAATGTTAAGACCTAAACTTACTATAATTttacaataatttaaattaaataaaaatagttaagCAGTACATGCTTGATGCCAAAGTATTAGAGTCAAACCAATGAACCTGGTAGAAGTTGCTGAGTATGCACCTGGAACCAGAATTtactgaagtgctaaaccagctttgaCAGCAGATGCTTCTTCTGCAGGTGCATAAAATACTTTCTTCGTTTATTGAATaattagttcattcaaagttgagaaaccagGTGGAAGATGAAAAAGCAGAaaatcttgttttccttttccaatctctgaataaaaataaaggtgtgagaggatgagatctactaggtCTAAAACCCTAAAGGGACATGGTGACTAGAAatagttcaattcactaactacagatgtttcctttgtttcataaatcagttttaaatacaaaacatgtttttataaacTTAGTTTTTTTCTGCTGTATTCAGCacctttaatgtagtttttatttaaataactgTTTTGTGCGTTTTGATTGAATTCCAGCTTCCATCCAAATGGAACTTGACATGGATCATGAGTACattaatctagtaaataagaaattatcatttgccattttctaagataatttaagaatctgaataatgTTTTActttaagctatataattgcttaaatgtgTAAAGATAGTGTTATCCTAATTTGTAAAAAGTTctaaatttagtgtaaaggcaaatcaacatggcttttatgGTTACTAACCGGTGAGAATcaattttctttaggaaaataaaggCAAAAGATTAAAATCTTGATAGCAGTTACTTCTACCTGGAGGGTGTCGGAGGTAGGGGCCTTCCCTCTTGAGGAACAGTATTGCACATTTCACAATGATGTGGTTCTCTGAACAGACCTGGTCTTCGTTCCAAAAATTAACTAGGTTTTTTTCACAGACCAAGAAATGGTGCTTCCCTCTTTGTCCAAAACATCGTATCCAGCAGAGATGCTTGGACATACATTGAATGTTTATAGATCCCTCAATATCTACATCAATCACACACAGGCTTTTCACAAGTCCACTGCTCTAGATATTCTCTACTATCAGGATGTAAAGAAAAGCATTGAAATCTACTATTTCAGGTGGTTGAGATGGTGTATCTATGAAACCTATAAATCAGTCTGTCTCCAATAACCAACAACATAACCGACGCTTGAAAATGGTGGTGGCCTCTGCAGGGTGGCCACCTGGTTGTCCGTTCATACTTTCTCAATTTTACAACTGCATGTTCAGGTATATATGGGTATCACCTTCAATAGAAGGGTGCTACAAGTTATCCTCTCCCAGTAGAGGAGGAGGAATTTAAACACAACTATACCCattttaacaccccccccccaagggatGCTGCTATAAAAATGCCATCAGTTAACAGATGCATGGACCTTGTAAATGAAAGAGGATAAGAATTTTATTCTGAGTTATAAGGCCTAAAGAGCTGATGAAACTGTTCCACCACCCCACCCTCAAAGTTTGGAGCTGGATTTTCCATGTAAAATTGGAAAATTAAGGCCTCGTACATCAAAAGGGTACAAGCCCTTTGCAAGTCATATAACTACAACATATACCTGTGCCAATTCAAATATGAATATTCCTGTAGTTGTAAGTTCTGAACCTTCTAAATACCTGTCTTTCCATGGTCTGAAGTCAAGCAGAGTGTCACTGAAACAAGTGTAAGGGGACAGCTGCTTTCCTCTCAACTTGAAGCCCCCAACTGCATCTGACTTTGAGAATGTGGTGTGATTTCACATCTTAATTGAAGGCATAGGTGTGCTGAATCTCTAGCATGGACTTCCTTCCTCAATTGTTCTCTATGCCTGCTGAATGTAGGGCGAGGTGCAGTAACAGTTTTCAGGAGAAATtgaggtttgatattaggaaaaactttataaggatagttaagttctagaataggcttccaagggaggttgtagaatccccatcattagaggtgtttaagaacaggttggacaaacacctgtcagggatggtctagaggtatatttggtcctgccttagtAGAGGGGGCTTGACTAGATgagctcttgaggtcccttccacatTTACATTTGTGTTCTATGGTTGCTCGACCAATGTTAGTTCTTGAAGTGAAATGAGTGTAaagagaaggttttttttaaaaacaatttaaaattgatTCTTTCAGCTGCTCTTCTTTCATTGTTGACTCTTGTAATATAGCCAGAGAACAATGAAATGACAATACGTCTTCCAGGACAGAAAAGAGACTTTAGGGGAGACAAATTAGATAGTCTCAATGTCTCCAGTCTGTTACGTGGAAACTATTCCATGCCTTTAACTTTCTTTGCCAGTCTGAGCCCTTttatttaccaagggtcatggggGATCCATTTCTTCTTCCAGAATAAATGTTAAGCTTCCAGTAGTCCAGGCAGCATGTGTATAGACTATATGAGCTTCTTATTATACAGAACAATGATAGAGAATAGTCTCCTACAAATATCTTTATGGTATTGGCACTATAAAAAAACCCCTgtgaattatttgtattgccgtAGTGCCTCAGAGCCCAAATTGCAGACAATTTGcatccattgtgctagatgctgtagaaacacagaaacaaagacTGTTCCTGCTCCGAAGAGCATACAATCTTAAGTGTAAGAGAAGAGGCAACAGATGAATGCAGATGTGACTGAGTACAAGTAAACAATGTGACACTATTTGTCGGCATGGTAGCTGTAGTTTCAGCACAGCAGCAACGAAACTATTGTCAAGTTTTTTATAGGCATCATAGcgcaggagggatttgaaggagtgTAATAAGTGAGTTTACAGGGAACTGCTCCCAAGCATGTGGGGCAGAATGTGAAAAAGCATGAaggtgttaaattttcaaacaagcaatCTAGCttctatatgattttatagcAGGAGCAAATATTGAAGGAGTGCAGATAAGGAGTTCAAAGTGGCTCCAGAGTTTCCTACTGTAGACATGACATAAGAGACCTGGTGGCTAAAAATGTTTCCTGTGCTGTAATCTGTACCACACACAACTCTGCCTAGCAACAAGTATGTGGGAAAGCTGTTGCCAGAAAAGTTGGTGGGGAGAAGGAGACATTTTCCCCGTCCATCCGCGCATTCCTTCTCAGAAGGAGCCCGGGTGGAAACGTGACTATGTAGAGCCTGGGCCTAGATATTATTCTTTGAGTGTCATTAATCTTCATGTGGGATGTAGTGTAACCACAATTGGTGGACATTATTCAGTATTTAGTAAAACTGAAAGACACATATAATCTTCTTGGTGTGTGTTAAATTGCTGAAAGCATCTCACTTTTTGTTCACACAGCAATGGTAACTTACTAAAGCCAAATTGATTAATATTTAAAGTtgctttgtaacttaaggtttttctcACTACATTTGTTAACCATTGTGTTGATCATCTTGCTACATACAGCAAACTTGTTCACTAATAGAATTTAGTTTATCATAAAAAGTGTATACATAACAGACTAtctttttgttttcattgctCTTTTTGCAGGCTGCTGACTTGAGTAAACCAATAGACAAAAGGATATACAAAGGAACGCAACCTACATGTCATGACTTCAATCACTTAACAGCCACAGCAGAAAGTGTCTCTCTACTAGTGGGCTTCTCTGCAGGCCAGGTGCAACTTATAGACCCTATTAAAAAAGAAACTAGCAAATTATTTAATGAGGAAGTAAGTAGGAATCTTGATCTTTTTGCATGCAAACatgtcatattttaaaaagttattatgTAAATAAGCTCAAAGATTGCTACTAAAAATGTGAACTCTTGCACTATAAGGtgttttttcacaaaacaaattgTATAGGTGTTGTCTAGACTAGTTATGGTTGTATTGTAACTAGAGTTAGTTGATTGCCAGTTGACTCGAGTTAACTAGCATGAATGTAAACGCTACTGTAGACACTCCACAAACATTGTGTTCAAGGGTGACAGACAGAAACACTTGTGCACGGTAACACATGGTTATTGAATGGCTGCACAACTAGCATAATTGCCAGATGACTTGAATTTAGAATTTGCAATTAACTCTAGCAATCAAAAGCTTTATTCTAGACAGCCTGAAAGAAGAGGTCTAGCCTGGCTCAACTTCCAAACCTAGCCTACTCCTCTTGGGATTGGCGGGAggcctcttctcctccctcccctgacagCTGTAGAAAAGGGTCTTGAAAGCAGTCTCATTCCCAGTAGGGTGTTGCTTTAGACCTGTCTAGTTCCTCTTAGCTGTTCCGAGAAAAGCGACAACTAGATCAGGAGAGGGAAATTCTCCTTACCCTTTCCTCTTCCACTTCCCCTATCTTCTCCCCTATTCCCCTTGTCTCGCTGAGGGGGGAGAGTTTGTGTTTTCTTGGAATGCAACATTTAAAGGTGCCTTTTGGTAGAAACCAAAGTACAGCAGAGTGAAGGTTCACTGTGATTT
The nucleotide sequence above comes from Caretta caretta isolate rCarCar2 chromosome 6, rCarCar1.hap1, whole genome shotgun sequence. Encoded proteins:
- the LOC125639144 gene encoding uncharacterized protein LOC125639144, with translation MQSSSAQVTMMESQNRKRAPAWTEREVRDLITVWGEESVLSELRSSFRNTKTFVKISQGMKDRGHNRDPKQCRVKLKELRQAYQKTREANSRSGSEPQTCRFYDELHAILGGSATTTPAVLFDSFNGDGGNTEAGFGDEEDDEEEEKVVDSSQQASGETGFPDSQELFLTLDLEPAGGEGTSAACVSMITGSSPSQRLVKLRKKKKNALTMKCSPSSCCPPTLTEHRRMRGGK